The following proteins are co-located in the Gossypium hirsutum isolate 1008001.06 chromosome A02, Gossypium_hirsutum_v2.1, whole genome shotgun sequence genome:
- the LOC107927503 gene encoding ion channel CASTOR isoform X1, whose amino-acid sequence MSLDSAEASPSSSRDWFFPSPSFIHSTSNSPQSPNYPRKFSTIPRHSRSSHTDWKPPKTSTFRSVSSSGSAAYGDPKYGRVRRRIELRRREKMAKQEKEDPVLEQKRDVSKAVSGVKTAIGEMGIRDFGQRVKIRWQMASYIAILITAFGSLVHKNFSLHNQVIDLQDQISTMNIRLQACNTSDTFDTISILQEGDHLSSKGLKILALTVSIALLSMPLFVFKYIDYISKFRSSYNCSEKVSLNKQLEYRVDVLLSVHPYAKALALLVATLMLICLGGLALFGVTDDSLADCLWLSWTYVADSGNHANSEGMGPRLVSVSISFGGMLIFAMMLGLVSDAISEKLDSLRKGRSEVVEQNHTLILGWSDKLGSLLNQLVIANESLGGGIVVVMAERDKEEMELDIAKMEFDFRGTSVICRSGSPLILADLKKVSVSKARAIVVLADDGNADQSDARALRTVLSLTGVKEGLRGHIVVELSDLDNEVLVKLVGGELVETVVAHDVIGRLMIQCARQPGLAQIWEDILGFENCEFYIKRWPQLDGMQFEDVLISFPDAIPCGVKVASRGGKIILNPEDSYVLQGGDEVLVIAEDDDTYAPGALPMVWRGSLAGDFIVPKLTEKILLCGWRRDMEDMIMVLDAFLAPGSELWMFNEVVESERERKLIDGGLDLSRLVNITLVHREGNAVIRRHLESLPLESFDSILILADESVEDSAIQADSRSLATLLLIRDIQAKRLPYREAMVTRGQRGSFSRGSWIGEMQQASDRSVIISEILDPRTKNLLSMSKISDYVLSNELVSMALAMVAEDRQINDVLEELFAEEGNELHIRLAELYLHEGEEMSFYEIILRARQKREIVIGYRLENAERAVINPPNKNERRRWSVKDVFVVITEKE is encoded by the exons ATGTCCCTGGATTCAGCAGAAGCATCTCCTTCCTCCAGCAGGGACTGGTTCTTCCCTTCACCTTCCTTCATCCACTCCACTTCTAATTCTCCACAATCCCCAAATTACCCCCGTAAGTTCTCCACTATTCCAAGACACTCTCGCTCTTCTCATACTGATTGGAAGCCACCCAAAACTTCAACGTTCCGTAGCGTTTCCTCCTCTGGTTCCGCCGCCTATGGAGACCCAAAGTATGGTAGGGTTCGTCGGAGAATTGAACTTCGCAGGAGGGAGAAAATGGCAAAACAAGAAAAGGAGGACCCCGTTTTGGAACAGAAACGGGACGTTTCTAAGGCTGTTTCCGGTGTGAAAACAGCTATCGGCGAAATGGGAATTCGGGATTTCGGTCAACGGGTCAAAATCCGGTGGCAGATGGCCTCCTACATAGCT ATTTTAATTACAGCTTTTGGTTCTTTAGTGCACAAGAATTTCTCTTTACATAATCAAGTCATTGACTTGCAG GACCAAATTTCAACTATGAATATTAGATTACAAGCTTGCAATACGTCAGACACTTTTGATACTATTTCTATATTGCAAGAGGGTGATCATCTTTCCAGTAAAGGATTAAAAATTCTAGCTCTGACTGTCTCGATTGCACTGTTATCCATGCCTCTCTTTGTTTTCAAGTATATTGACTATATCTCTAAGTTTAGATCCTCATACAATTGTTCTGAAAAGGTTTCTCTTAATAAGCAACTTGAATATCGAGTCGATGTCCTTCTATCAGTTCATCCATATGCTAAGGCACTTGCTTTATTGGTTGCAACTCTAATGCTTATTTGCCTTGGAGGATTGGCACTCTTTGGCGTCACTGATGATAGCCTAGCCGATTGCCTTTGGTTATCTTGGACTTATGTTGCTGATTCAGGTAACCATGCCAACTCTGAAGGAATGGGTCCCAGATTAGTTTCTGTTTCAATAAGCTTTGGTGGGATGCTCATATTTGCAATGATGCTTGGGCTTGTTTCTGATGCAATTTCTGAGAAGCTCGATTCGTTGAGAAAAGGAAGAAGTGAGGTTGTTGAGCAAAACCACACTCTAATTCTTGGGTGGAGTGATAAATTG GGTTCATTGCTCAATCAACTTGTCATAGCTAATGAGAGTTTGGGTGGAGGGATTGTTGTGGTGATGGCTGAACGGGACAAGGAGGAGATGGAGCTAGATATTGCTAAAATGGAGTTTGATTTCAGAGGGACATCTGTGATATGCAGAAGTGGAAGCCCTCTAATTCTGGCTGACCTTAAAAAA GTTTCTGTGTCCAAGGCCCGTGCAATTGTTGTCCTTGCTGATGACGGAAATGCTGACCAG AGTGATGCTCGTGCTTTGAGAACAGTTTTAAGTTTGACTGGAGTAAAAGAAGGTCTAAGAGGACATATTGTAGTGGAACTAAGTGATCTTGACAATGAGGTTCTGGTGAAACTTGTtggtggagaacttgttgaaacaGTTGTAGCTCATGATGTTATTGGGCGCTTGATGATTCAATGCGCAAGGCAACCTGGACTTGCACAG ATATGGGAAGATATCCTTGGGTTTGAAAATTGTGAGTTCTACATAAAAAGATGGCCACAATTGGACGGCATGCAATTTGAGGATGTGTTGATTAGTTTTCCTGATGCTATTCCTTGTGGAGTCAAAGTTGCTTCACGAGGTGGTAAAATTATCCTGAATCCTGAAGATTCGTATGTTCTACAAGGAGGAGACGAAGTTCTTGTTATAGCAGAAGATGATGACACCTATGCTCCAGGCGCATTACCTATG GTATGGAGAGGGAGTTTAGCTGGAGACTTTATTGTCCCAAAGTTGACGGAAAAAATACTTCTTTGTGGTTGGAGACGAGATATGGAAGACATGATTATG GTTTTGGATGCCTTCCTAGCTCCTGGATCAGAGCTCTGGATGTTCAATGAGGTAGTCGAAAGTGAGAGGGAAAGGAAGCTCATTGATGGTGGTCTGGACCTCAGTAGATTGGTTAATATAACACTGGTTCATCGTGAAGGTAATGCAGTGATACGGCGTCACCTAGAAAGTCTTCCATTGGAATCGTTTGATTCA ATACTAATTCTGGCTGATGAATCTGTGGAAGACTCAGCCATTCAAGCTGATTCCAGATCTCTTGCCACATTGCTATTGATTCGCGATATTCAG GCTAAGCGTCTTCCTTATAGAGAAGCTATGGTAACCCGAGGTCAAAGAGGAAGTTTCTCCCGAGGTTCTTGGATTGGGGAGATGCAGCAAGCTTCCGATAGATCAGTAATAATTAGTGAAATACTTGATCCGAGGACTAAAAATTTATTGTCCATGTCAAAGATTAGTGATTATGTTTTATCAAATGAGCTGGTCAGTATGGCCTTGGCCATGGTTGCAGAGGATCGGCAAATAAATGATGTACTAGAAGAGCTTTTTGCAGAGGAG GGAAATGAGCTGCATATTAGATTAGCAGAGCTTTACCTTCATGAAGGTGAAGAAATGAGTTTCTACGAAATAATCTTACGAGCTCGACAAAAGAGAGAGATTGTTATCGGTTACCGTTTAGAAAATGCCGAGAGAGCCGTTATCAATCCGCCAAACAAAAACGAGAGAAGAAGATGGTCAGTGAAGGATGTGTTTGTGGTAATCACTGAGAAGGAATGA
- the LOC107927503 gene encoding ion channel CASTOR isoform X5 produces the protein MSLDSAEASPSSSRDWFFPSPSFIHSTSNSPQSPNYPRKFSTIPRHSRSSHTDWKPPKTSTFRSVSSSGSAAYGDPKYGRVRRRIELRRREKMAKQEKEDPVLEQKRDVSKAVSGVKTAIGEMGIRDFGQRVKIRWQMASYIAILITAFGSLVHKNFSLHNQVIDLQDQISTMNIRLQACNTSDTFDTISILQEGNHANSEGMGPRLVSVSISFGGMLIFAMMLGLVSDAISEKLDSLRKGRSEVVEQNHTLILGWSDKLGSLLNQLVIANESLGGGIVVVMAERDKEEMELDIAKMEFDFRGTSVICRSGSPLILADLKKVSVSKARAIVVLADDGNADQSDARALRTVLSLTGVKEGLRGHIVVELSDLDNEVLVKLVGGELVETVVAHDVIGRLMIQCARQPGLAQIWEDILGFENCEFYIKRWPQLDGMQFEDVLISFPDAIPCGVKVASRGGKIILNPEDSYVLQGGDEVLVIAEDDDTYAPGALPMVWRGSLAGDFIVPKLTEKILLCGWRRDMEDMIMVLDAFLAPGSELWMFNEVVESERERKLIDGGLDLSRLVNITLVHREGNAVIRRHLESLPLESFDSILILADESVEDSAIQADSRSLATLLLIRDIQAKRLPYREAMVTRGQRGSFSRGSWIGEMQQASDRSVIISEILDPRTKNLLSMSKISDYVLSNELVSMALAMVAEDRQINDVLEELFAEEGNELHIRLAELYLHEGEEMSFYEIILRARQKREIVIGYRLENAERAVINPPNKNERRRWSVKDVFVVITEKE, from the exons ATGTCCCTGGATTCAGCAGAAGCATCTCCTTCCTCCAGCAGGGACTGGTTCTTCCCTTCACCTTCCTTCATCCACTCCACTTCTAATTCTCCACAATCCCCAAATTACCCCCGTAAGTTCTCCACTATTCCAAGACACTCTCGCTCTTCTCATACTGATTGGAAGCCACCCAAAACTTCAACGTTCCGTAGCGTTTCCTCCTCTGGTTCCGCCGCCTATGGAGACCCAAAGTATGGTAGGGTTCGTCGGAGAATTGAACTTCGCAGGAGGGAGAAAATGGCAAAACAAGAAAAGGAGGACCCCGTTTTGGAACAGAAACGGGACGTTTCTAAGGCTGTTTCCGGTGTGAAAACAGCTATCGGCGAAATGGGAATTCGGGATTTCGGTCAACGGGTCAAAATCCGGTGGCAGATGGCCTCCTACATAGCT ATTTTAATTACAGCTTTTGGTTCTTTAGTGCACAAGAATTTCTCTTTACATAATCAAGTCATTGACTTGCAG GACCAAATTTCAACTATGAATATTAGATTACAAGCTTGCAATACGTCAGACACTTTTGATACTATTTCTATATTGCAAGAGG GTAACCATGCCAACTCTGAAGGAATGGGTCCCAGATTAGTTTCTGTTTCAATAAGCTTTGGTGGGATGCTCATATTTGCAATGATGCTTGGGCTTGTTTCTGATGCAATTTCTGAGAAGCTCGATTCGTTGAGAAAAGGAAGAAGTGAGGTTGTTGAGCAAAACCACACTCTAATTCTTGGGTGGAGTGATAAATTG GGTTCATTGCTCAATCAACTTGTCATAGCTAATGAGAGTTTGGGTGGAGGGATTGTTGTGGTGATGGCTGAACGGGACAAGGAGGAGATGGAGCTAGATATTGCTAAAATGGAGTTTGATTTCAGAGGGACATCTGTGATATGCAGAAGTGGAAGCCCTCTAATTCTGGCTGACCTTAAAAAA GTTTCTGTGTCCAAGGCCCGTGCAATTGTTGTCCTTGCTGATGACGGAAATGCTGACCAG AGTGATGCTCGTGCTTTGAGAACAGTTTTAAGTTTGACTGGAGTAAAAGAAGGTCTAAGAGGACATATTGTAGTGGAACTAAGTGATCTTGACAATGAGGTTCTGGTGAAACTTGTtggtggagaacttgttgaaacaGTTGTAGCTCATGATGTTATTGGGCGCTTGATGATTCAATGCGCAAGGCAACCTGGACTTGCACAG ATATGGGAAGATATCCTTGGGTTTGAAAATTGTGAGTTCTACATAAAAAGATGGCCACAATTGGACGGCATGCAATTTGAGGATGTGTTGATTAGTTTTCCTGATGCTATTCCTTGTGGAGTCAAAGTTGCTTCACGAGGTGGTAAAATTATCCTGAATCCTGAAGATTCGTATGTTCTACAAGGAGGAGACGAAGTTCTTGTTATAGCAGAAGATGATGACACCTATGCTCCAGGCGCATTACCTATG GTATGGAGAGGGAGTTTAGCTGGAGACTTTATTGTCCCAAAGTTGACGGAAAAAATACTTCTTTGTGGTTGGAGACGAGATATGGAAGACATGATTATG GTTTTGGATGCCTTCCTAGCTCCTGGATCAGAGCTCTGGATGTTCAATGAGGTAGTCGAAAGTGAGAGGGAAAGGAAGCTCATTGATGGTGGTCTGGACCTCAGTAGATTGGTTAATATAACACTGGTTCATCGTGAAGGTAATGCAGTGATACGGCGTCACCTAGAAAGTCTTCCATTGGAATCGTTTGATTCA ATACTAATTCTGGCTGATGAATCTGTGGAAGACTCAGCCATTCAAGCTGATTCCAGATCTCTTGCCACATTGCTATTGATTCGCGATATTCAG GCTAAGCGTCTTCCTTATAGAGAAGCTATGGTAACCCGAGGTCAAAGAGGAAGTTTCTCCCGAGGTTCTTGGATTGGGGAGATGCAGCAAGCTTCCGATAGATCAGTAATAATTAGTGAAATACTTGATCCGAGGACTAAAAATTTATTGTCCATGTCAAAGATTAGTGATTATGTTTTATCAAATGAGCTGGTCAGTATGGCCTTGGCCATGGTTGCAGAGGATCGGCAAATAAATGATGTACTAGAAGAGCTTTTTGCAGAGGAG GGAAATGAGCTGCATATTAGATTAGCAGAGCTTTACCTTCATGAAGGTGAAGAAATGAGTTTCTACGAAATAATCTTACGAGCTCGACAAAAGAGAGAGATTGTTATCGGTTACCGTTTAGAAAATGCCGAGAGAGCCGTTATCAATCCGCCAAACAAAAACGAGAGAAGAAGATGGTCAGTGAAGGATGTGTTTGTGGTAATCACTGAGAAGGAATGA
- the LOC107927503 gene encoding ion channel CASTOR isoform X3, which yields MSLDSAEASPSSSRDWFFPSPSFIHSTSNSPQSPNYPRKFSTIPRHSRSSHTDWKPPKTSTFRSVSSSGSAAYGDPKYGRVRRRIELRRREKMAKQEKEDPVLEQKRDVSKAVSGVKTAIGEMGIRDFGQRVKIRWQMASYIAILITAFGSLVHKNFSLHNQVIDLQDQISTMNIRLQACNTSDTFDTISILQEGDHLSSKGLKILALTVSIALLSMPLFVFKYIDYISKFRSSYNCSEKVSLNKQLEYRVDVLLSVHPYAKALALLVATLMLICLGGLALFGVTDDSLADCLWLSWTYVADSGNHANSEGMGPRLVSVSISFGGMLIFAMMLGLVSDAISEKLDSLRKGRSEVVEQNHTLILGWSDKLGSLLNQLVIANESLGGGIVVVMAERDKEEMELDIAKMEFDFRGTSVICRSGSPLILADLKKVSVSKARAIVVLADDGNADQSDARALRTVLSLTGVKEGLRGHIVVELSDLDNEVLVKLVGGELVETVVAHDVIGRLMIQCARQPGLAQIWEDILGFENCEFYIKRWPQLDGMQFEDVLISFPDAIPCGVKVASRGGKIILNPEDSYVLQGGDEVLVIAEDDDTYAPGALPMVWRGSLAGDFIVPKLTEKILLCGWRRDMEDMIMVLDAFLAPGSELWMFNEVVESERERKLIDGGLDLSRLVNITLVHREGNAVIRRHLESLPLESFDSAKRLPYREAMVTRGQRGSFSRGSWIGEMQQASDRSVIISEILDPRTKNLLSMSKISDYVLSNELVSMALAMVAEDRQINDVLEELFAEEGNELHIRLAELYLHEGEEMSFYEIILRARQKREIVIGYRLENAERAVINPPNKNERRRWSVKDVFVVITEKE from the exons ATGTCCCTGGATTCAGCAGAAGCATCTCCTTCCTCCAGCAGGGACTGGTTCTTCCCTTCACCTTCCTTCATCCACTCCACTTCTAATTCTCCACAATCCCCAAATTACCCCCGTAAGTTCTCCACTATTCCAAGACACTCTCGCTCTTCTCATACTGATTGGAAGCCACCCAAAACTTCAACGTTCCGTAGCGTTTCCTCCTCTGGTTCCGCCGCCTATGGAGACCCAAAGTATGGTAGGGTTCGTCGGAGAATTGAACTTCGCAGGAGGGAGAAAATGGCAAAACAAGAAAAGGAGGACCCCGTTTTGGAACAGAAACGGGACGTTTCTAAGGCTGTTTCCGGTGTGAAAACAGCTATCGGCGAAATGGGAATTCGGGATTTCGGTCAACGGGTCAAAATCCGGTGGCAGATGGCCTCCTACATAGCT ATTTTAATTACAGCTTTTGGTTCTTTAGTGCACAAGAATTTCTCTTTACATAATCAAGTCATTGACTTGCAG GACCAAATTTCAACTATGAATATTAGATTACAAGCTTGCAATACGTCAGACACTTTTGATACTATTTCTATATTGCAAGAGGGTGATCATCTTTCCAGTAAAGGATTAAAAATTCTAGCTCTGACTGTCTCGATTGCACTGTTATCCATGCCTCTCTTTGTTTTCAAGTATATTGACTATATCTCTAAGTTTAGATCCTCATACAATTGTTCTGAAAAGGTTTCTCTTAATAAGCAACTTGAATATCGAGTCGATGTCCTTCTATCAGTTCATCCATATGCTAAGGCACTTGCTTTATTGGTTGCAACTCTAATGCTTATTTGCCTTGGAGGATTGGCACTCTTTGGCGTCACTGATGATAGCCTAGCCGATTGCCTTTGGTTATCTTGGACTTATGTTGCTGATTCAGGTAACCATGCCAACTCTGAAGGAATGGGTCCCAGATTAGTTTCTGTTTCAATAAGCTTTGGTGGGATGCTCATATTTGCAATGATGCTTGGGCTTGTTTCTGATGCAATTTCTGAGAAGCTCGATTCGTTGAGAAAAGGAAGAAGTGAGGTTGTTGAGCAAAACCACACTCTAATTCTTGGGTGGAGTGATAAATTG GGTTCATTGCTCAATCAACTTGTCATAGCTAATGAGAGTTTGGGTGGAGGGATTGTTGTGGTGATGGCTGAACGGGACAAGGAGGAGATGGAGCTAGATATTGCTAAAATGGAGTTTGATTTCAGAGGGACATCTGTGATATGCAGAAGTGGAAGCCCTCTAATTCTGGCTGACCTTAAAAAA GTTTCTGTGTCCAAGGCCCGTGCAATTGTTGTCCTTGCTGATGACGGAAATGCTGACCAG AGTGATGCTCGTGCTTTGAGAACAGTTTTAAGTTTGACTGGAGTAAAAGAAGGTCTAAGAGGACATATTGTAGTGGAACTAAGTGATCTTGACAATGAGGTTCTGGTGAAACTTGTtggtggagaacttgttgaaacaGTTGTAGCTCATGATGTTATTGGGCGCTTGATGATTCAATGCGCAAGGCAACCTGGACTTGCACAG ATATGGGAAGATATCCTTGGGTTTGAAAATTGTGAGTTCTACATAAAAAGATGGCCACAATTGGACGGCATGCAATTTGAGGATGTGTTGATTAGTTTTCCTGATGCTATTCCTTGTGGAGTCAAAGTTGCTTCACGAGGTGGTAAAATTATCCTGAATCCTGAAGATTCGTATGTTCTACAAGGAGGAGACGAAGTTCTTGTTATAGCAGAAGATGATGACACCTATGCTCCAGGCGCATTACCTATG GTATGGAGAGGGAGTTTAGCTGGAGACTTTATTGTCCCAAAGTTGACGGAAAAAATACTTCTTTGTGGTTGGAGACGAGATATGGAAGACATGATTATG GTTTTGGATGCCTTCCTAGCTCCTGGATCAGAGCTCTGGATGTTCAATGAGGTAGTCGAAAGTGAGAGGGAAAGGAAGCTCATTGATGGTGGTCTGGACCTCAGTAGATTGGTTAATATAACACTGGTTCATCGTGAAGGTAATGCAGTGATACGGCGTCACCTAGAAAGTCTTCCATTGGAATCGTTTGATTCA GCTAAGCGTCTTCCTTATAGAGAAGCTATGGTAACCCGAGGTCAAAGAGGAAGTTTCTCCCGAGGTTCTTGGATTGGGGAGATGCAGCAAGCTTCCGATAGATCAGTAATAATTAGTGAAATACTTGATCCGAGGACTAAAAATTTATTGTCCATGTCAAAGATTAGTGATTATGTTTTATCAAATGAGCTGGTCAGTATGGCCTTGGCCATGGTTGCAGAGGATCGGCAAATAAATGATGTACTAGAAGAGCTTTTTGCAGAGGAG GGAAATGAGCTGCATATTAGATTAGCAGAGCTTTACCTTCATGAAGGTGAAGAAATGAGTTTCTACGAAATAATCTTACGAGCTCGACAAAAGAGAGAGATTGTTATCGGTTACCGTTTAGAAAATGCCGAGAGAGCCGTTATCAATCCGCCAAACAAAAACGAGAGAAGAAGATGGTCAGTGAAGGATGTGTTTGTGGTAATCACTGAGAAGGAATGA
- the LOC107927503 gene encoding ion channel CASTOR isoform X2, producing the protein MSLDSAEASPSSSRDWFFPSPSFIHSTSNSPQSPNYPRKFSTIPRHSRSSHTDWKPPKTSTFRSVSSSGSAAYGDPKYGRVRRRIELRRREKMAKQEKEDPVLEQKRDVSKAVSGVKTAIGEMGIRDFGQRVKIRWQMASYIAILITAFGSLVHKNFSLHNQVIDLQDQISTMNIRLQACNTSDTFDTISILQEGDHLSSKGLKILALTVSIALLSMPLFVFKYIDYISKFRSSYNCSEKVSLNKQLEYRVDVLLSVHPYAKALALLVATLMLICLGGLALFGVTDDSLADCLWLSWTYVADSGNHANSEGMGPRLVSVSISFGGMLIFAMMLGLVSDAISEKLDSLRKGRSEVVEQNHTLILGWSDKLGSLLNQLVIANESLGGGIVVVMAERDKEEMELDIAKMEFDFRGTSVICRSGSPLILADLKKVSVSKARAIVVLADDGNADQSDARALRTVLSLTGVKEGLRGHIVVELSDLDNEVLVKLVGGELVETVVAHDVIGRLMIQCARQPGLAQIWEDILGFENCEFYIKRWPQLDGMQFEDVLISFPDAIPCGVKVASRGGKIILNPEDSYVLQGGDEVLVIAEDDDTYAPGALPMVNGASFMHIARPARKPQKILLCGWRRDVDDMIVVLDAFLAPGSELWMFNEVVESERERKLIDGGLDLSRLVNITLVHREGNAVIRRHLESLPLESFDSILILADESVEDSAIQADSRSLATLLLIRDIQAKRLPYREAMVTRGQRGSFSRGSWIGEMQQASDRSVIISEILDPRTKNLLSMSKISDYVLSNELVSMALAMVAEDRQINDVLEELFAEEGNELHIRLAELYLHEGEEMSFYEIILRARQKREIVIGYRLENAERAVINPPNKNERRRWSVKDVFVVITEKE; encoded by the exons ATGTCCCTGGATTCAGCAGAAGCATCTCCTTCCTCCAGCAGGGACTGGTTCTTCCCTTCACCTTCCTTCATCCACTCCACTTCTAATTCTCCACAATCCCCAAATTACCCCCGTAAGTTCTCCACTATTCCAAGACACTCTCGCTCTTCTCATACTGATTGGAAGCCACCCAAAACTTCAACGTTCCGTAGCGTTTCCTCCTCTGGTTCCGCCGCCTATGGAGACCCAAAGTATGGTAGGGTTCGTCGGAGAATTGAACTTCGCAGGAGGGAGAAAATGGCAAAACAAGAAAAGGAGGACCCCGTTTTGGAACAGAAACGGGACGTTTCTAAGGCTGTTTCCGGTGTGAAAACAGCTATCGGCGAAATGGGAATTCGGGATTTCGGTCAACGGGTCAAAATCCGGTGGCAGATGGCCTCCTACATAGCT ATTTTAATTACAGCTTTTGGTTCTTTAGTGCACAAGAATTTCTCTTTACATAATCAAGTCATTGACTTGCAG GACCAAATTTCAACTATGAATATTAGATTACAAGCTTGCAATACGTCAGACACTTTTGATACTATTTCTATATTGCAAGAGGGTGATCATCTTTCCAGTAAAGGATTAAAAATTCTAGCTCTGACTGTCTCGATTGCACTGTTATCCATGCCTCTCTTTGTTTTCAAGTATATTGACTATATCTCTAAGTTTAGATCCTCATACAATTGTTCTGAAAAGGTTTCTCTTAATAAGCAACTTGAATATCGAGTCGATGTCCTTCTATCAGTTCATCCATATGCTAAGGCACTTGCTTTATTGGTTGCAACTCTAATGCTTATTTGCCTTGGAGGATTGGCACTCTTTGGCGTCACTGATGATAGCCTAGCCGATTGCCTTTGGTTATCTTGGACTTATGTTGCTGATTCAGGTAACCATGCCAACTCTGAAGGAATGGGTCCCAGATTAGTTTCTGTTTCAATAAGCTTTGGTGGGATGCTCATATTTGCAATGATGCTTGGGCTTGTTTCTGATGCAATTTCTGAGAAGCTCGATTCGTTGAGAAAAGGAAGAAGTGAGGTTGTTGAGCAAAACCACACTCTAATTCTTGGGTGGAGTGATAAATTG GGTTCATTGCTCAATCAACTTGTCATAGCTAATGAGAGTTTGGGTGGAGGGATTGTTGTGGTGATGGCTGAACGGGACAAGGAGGAGATGGAGCTAGATATTGCTAAAATGGAGTTTGATTTCAGAGGGACATCTGTGATATGCAGAAGTGGAAGCCCTCTAATTCTGGCTGACCTTAAAAAA GTTTCTGTGTCCAAGGCCCGTGCAATTGTTGTCCTTGCTGATGACGGAAATGCTGACCAG AGTGATGCTCGTGCTTTGAGAACAGTTTTAAGTTTGACTGGAGTAAAAGAAGGTCTAAGAGGACATATTGTAGTGGAACTAAGTGATCTTGACAATGAGGTTCTGGTGAAACTTGTtggtggagaacttgttgaaacaGTTGTAGCTCATGATGTTATTGGGCGCTTGATGATTCAATGCGCAAGGCAACCTGGACTTGCACAG ATATGGGAAGATATCCTTGGGTTTGAAAATTGTGAGTTCTACATAAAAAGATGGCCACAATTGGACGGCATGCAATTTGAGGATGTGTTGATTAGTTTTCCTGATGCTATTCCTTGTGGAGTCAAAGTTGCTTCACGAGGTGGTAAAATTATCCTGAATCCTGAAGATTCGTATGTTCTACAAGGAGGAGACGAAGTTCTTGTTATAGCAGAAGATGATGACACCTATGCTCCAGGCGCATTACCTATG GTCAATGGAGCATCATTCATGCACATTGCTCGACCAGCAAGAAAGCCCCAGAAGATTCTACTTTGTGGATGGAGGAGAgacgttgatgatatgattgtg GTTTTGGATGCCTTCCTAGCTCCTGGATCAGAGCTCTGGATGTTCAATGAGGTAGTCGAAAGTGAGAGGGAAAGGAAGCTCATTGATGGTGGTCTGGACCTCAGTAGATTGGTTAATATAACACTGGTTCATCGTGAAGGTAATGCAGTGATACGGCGTCACCTAGAAAGTCTTCCATTGGAATCGTTTGATTCA ATACTAATTCTGGCTGATGAATCTGTGGAAGACTCAGCCATTCAAGCTGATTCCAGATCTCTTGCCACATTGCTATTGATTCGCGATATTCAG GCTAAGCGTCTTCCTTATAGAGAAGCTATGGTAACCCGAGGTCAAAGAGGAAGTTTCTCCCGAGGTTCTTGGATTGGGGAGATGCAGCAAGCTTCCGATAGATCAGTAATAATTAGTGAAATACTTGATCCGAGGACTAAAAATTTATTGTCCATGTCAAAGATTAGTGATTATGTTTTATCAAATGAGCTGGTCAGTATGGCCTTGGCCATGGTTGCAGAGGATCGGCAAATAAATGATGTACTAGAAGAGCTTTTTGCAGAGGAG GGAAATGAGCTGCATATTAGATTAGCAGAGCTTTACCTTCATGAAGGTGAAGAAATGAGTTTCTACGAAATAATCTTACGAGCTCGACAAAAGAGAGAGATTGTTATCGGTTACCGTTTAGAAAATGCCGAGAGAGCCGTTATCAATCCGCCAAACAAAAACGAGAGAAGAAGATGGTCAGTGAAGGATGTGTTTGTGGTAATCACTGAGAAGGAATGA